The proteins below are encoded in one region of Aquisphaera giovannonii:
- a CDS encoding carboxypeptidase regulatory-like domain-containing protein — translation MTCGVSTSGARLRAGLCVLALLCPALAAAEGPADAPLPEVTATQLAAKLREAMARNDDRGTIRVLFTNTQDINFRGTGEPNWVSYRGRARYEGDGTRWRVEYDAMIPNANVGRTMPRLSPDRWSTGFDGERLYDLQASRNTLQLGATTISAMLWKPRYLIWERSQDLPETLEGVGKQEVSISQRVVDGVRCYAVESKSTTARGYGGEWLLAPKWGYLPISRKWTHDGKAYSIRTLQGVHEAAPGLWAPERIEEESLNVRGPTPQLNSRRRIQVLEYRPGAAPPAAAFELKIPYGIDVVELANGWSYHNDPWWPDVAPMLRDKYGWPKPNLSWLTFLGSGSEKKLDGEPAPPLRIKEWVTGGPMDLTSLRGKVTLIEFGSVLDSHYAPRYAVALRELYAAYHAAGLEILSFQGTSREEVAEIRRFAKEFRVPYPIVLDDDRTDPAGDTAKAFAIRGRICAFLIDHEGKVRSVGEPTMNGGHVLETVVAALQKAGARDLKALSLEMPKLPVDAYRDAEALFRAKAKEALGRNPAGKIAGRIVDEKGRPIAGATVQASLQFTFLIFAEPGGYYLASYQRPEGPFAAESDGDGRFEIPGLCKGGYLVKVTAPGRAWAERKVFVGPDLAPAPADFEMKQGDTIAGVVRDRQGKPVAGATVTPDGRQNFVGDEMSSTVHPHIPGVTTGDDGRFRFSNLQEGRYLLKIEAPGFKPLEPDAIPAGTQDATLTLEPGP, via the coding sequence ATGACATGCGGCGTCTCGACGTCCGGAGCTCGGCTCCGAGCCGGCCTTTGCGTGCTGGCCCTGCTCTGCCCCGCCCTCGCGGCGGCCGAGGGGCCGGCCGACGCCCCGCTCCCCGAGGTCACCGCTACGCAGCTCGCCGCGAAGCTCCGCGAGGCGATGGCGAGGAACGACGACAGGGGGACCATCCGGGTCCTCTTCACCAACACCCAGGACATCAACTTCCGGGGCACCGGCGAGCCGAACTGGGTCTCCTACCGGGGCCGGGCGCGGTACGAGGGCGACGGCACGCGATGGCGGGTCGAGTACGACGCGATGATTCCCAACGCCAACGTGGGCCGGACCATGCCGAGGTTGTCGCCCGACCGCTGGTCGACCGGGTTCGACGGCGAGCGGCTCTACGACCTCCAGGCCTCGCGGAACACGCTCCAGCTCGGCGCGACGACGATCTCGGCCATGCTCTGGAAGCCTCGCTATCTGATCTGGGAGCGGAGCCAGGACCTGCCGGAGACGCTCGAAGGGGTCGGCAAGCAGGAGGTCTCGATCTCGCAGCGGGTCGTCGACGGCGTGAGGTGCTACGCCGTGGAGAGCAAGAGCACGACCGCCCGGGGCTACGGCGGCGAGTGGCTCCTCGCGCCGAAGTGGGGCTACCTGCCGATCTCCCGGAAGTGGACCCACGACGGCAAGGCCTACTCCATCCGCACCCTTCAGGGCGTGCACGAGGCCGCGCCGGGCCTCTGGGCCCCCGAGCGGATCGAGGAGGAGTCGCTCAACGTCCGGGGCCCGACGCCGCAGCTCAATTCCCGGCGACGCATCCAGGTCCTCGAGTACCGGCCGGGCGCGGCTCCTCCGGCCGCCGCGTTCGAGTTGAAGATCCCCTACGGGATCGACGTGGTGGAGTTGGCGAACGGTTGGTCCTATCACAACGACCCCTGGTGGCCCGACGTCGCCCCAATGCTCCGCGACAAGTACGGCTGGCCGAAGCCCAACCTCTCGTGGCTGACGTTCCTGGGGAGCGGCTCGGAGAAGAAGCTCGACGGCGAGCCCGCCCCGCCGCTCCGCATCAAGGAGTGGGTGACCGGGGGACCGATGGACCTCACCTCGCTCCGCGGCAAGGTCACGCTGATCGAGTTCGGCTCCGTCCTCGACAGCCATTACGCCCCGCGATATGCCGTGGCACTCCGGGAGTTGTACGCGGCCTACCACGCGGCGGGTCTGGAGATCCTCTCCTTCCAGGGAACGTCAAGGGAGGAGGTCGCGGAGATCCGGCGGTTCGCGAAGGAGTTCCGGGTACCCTACCCGATCGTCCTGGACGACGATCGCACCGACCCGGCCGGCGACACCGCGAAGGCGTTCGCCATCCGCGGGCGGATCTGCGCCTTCCTCATCGACCACGAGGGCAAGGTCCGTTCCGTCGGCGAGCCGACCATGAACGGGGGCCATGTCCTCGAGACGGTCGTCGCCGCGCTCCAGAAAGCCGGGGCTCGCGACCTGAAGGCCCTTTCTCTCGAGATGCCGAAGCTGCCCGTCGATGCCTATCGGGACGCGGAGGCCCTCTTCCGGGCGAAGGCGAAGGAGGCCCTTGGCCGCAACCCCGCCGGCAAGATCGCTGGGCGGATCGTGGACGAGAAGGGCCGGCCCATCGCCGGGGCGACGGTCCAGGCTTCGCTCCAGTTCACGTTCCTGATCTTCGCCGAGCCCGGCGGCTACTACCTCGCGTCCTACCAACGGCCGGAGGGGCCCTTCGCCGCCGAGTCCGACGGCGACGGCCGGTTCGAGATCCCGGGGCTCTGCAAGGGGGGCTACCTCGTGAAGGTGACCGCCCCCGGCCGGGCCTGGGCGGAGCGGAAGGTCTTCGTCGGCCCCGACCTCGCCCCGGCCCCGGCCGACTTCGAGATGAAGCAGGGCGATACCATTGCCGGCGTGGTCCGCGACAGGCAGGGCAAGCCGGTCGCCGGCGCGACCGTCACGCCCGACGGCCGGCAGAACTTCGTCGGCGACGAGATGAGTTCCACCGTCCATCCCCACATCCCGGGCGTCACGACCGGCGACGACGGCCGGTTCCGCTTCTCGAACCTCCAGGAGGGCCGCTACCTGCTCAAGATCGAGGCCCCGGGCTTCAAGCCCCTGGAGCCCGACGCCATCCCGGCCGGCACGCAGGACGCCACGCTCACCCTCGAGCCAGGACCCTAG